The Thiohalophilus sp. genome has a window encoding:
- the uvrD gene encoding DNA helicase II — protein MDISGILDPLNDAQRQAVCAPTGNVRVLAGAGSGKTRVLVHRIAWLLQAENVSPYGILAVTFTNKAAGEMRSRIEQLLGIPAAGLWVGTFHGIAHRLLRAHWKEVELPQGFQIMDSEDQLRAVKRVVREMGLDEEHWSPREAQWFINARKDEGLRPQHLEHHGDPWQRHMIAIYENYEAACRRAGLVDFAELLLRAHELWLKHPDILGHYQRRFGHILVDEFQDTNTIQYAFVRLLAGQSGQVFAVGDDDQSIYGWRGARVENIHQFAQDFTNTQTFRLEQNYRSTSTILNAANALIVNNTDRLGKSLWTAGAEGEPIRLYGAFNEQEEARYIVEQIQDWIDQGGARSECALLYRSNAQSRVLEQALLQERIPYRVYGGLRFFQRQEIKDALAYLRLAVNHEDDASLERIINVPTRGIGSRTITSLRETARNSGVSLWQAMTQLIEHKQLSARALGALQNFVHLIEQLGHDIRDLELHEQIEQAIQASGLIAHYEKEKGERGQVRIENLEELVSAGRDFTPEPVEDGERELAPLEAFLADAALEAGERQADEWDDCVQLMTLHSAKGLEFRQVFMCGMEEGLFPHRLSAEDPGRLEEERRLCYVGMTRAMAQLTLCYAEKRRLYGEEHYAKPSRFLKEIPPELIEEQRLTGVVTPAASFSAGGGDVSFNESAFILGQRVCHETFGEGVVLNYEGEGRHARVQVNFESEGSKWLMVEYANLMAC, from the coding sequence ATGGATATTTCCGGCATTCTCGACCCCCTCAACGACGCCCAGCGCCAGGCGGTCTGCGCTCCGACGGGCAATGTGCGGGTGCTGGCCGGCGCCGGCAGCGGCAAGACCCGGGTGCTGGTGCATCGCATCGCCTGGCTGCTGCAGGCCGAGAACGTCTCGCCCTATGGCATTCTGGCGGTGACCTTTACCAACAAGGCCGCCGGCGAGATGCGTTCGCGCATCGAGCAGTTACTGGGCATTCCCGCGGCCGGGCTGTGGGTGGGGACCTTTCACGGTATCGCCCATCGCCTGCTGCGTGCCCACTGGAAAGAAGTCGAGCTGCCACAGGGCTTTCAAATTATGGACAGCGAGGATCAGCTGCGCGCGGTCAAGCGGGTGGTGCGCGAGATGGGGCTGGACGAGGAGCACTGGTCGCCGCGTGAGGCGCAGTGGTTTATCAATGCGCGCAAGGACGAAGGCCTGCGGCCGCAGCACCTGGAACATCATGGCGATCCCTGGCAACGGCACATGATCGCCATTTACGAAAACTATGAAGCTGCCTGCCGCCGCGCCGGGCTGGTGGATTTTGCCGAGCTGCTGTTGCGCGCTCACGAGCTGTGGCTCAAGCATCCCGATATCCTCGGCCATTACCAGCGCCGCTTCGGGCATATCCTGGTGGACGAGTTTCAGGACACCAATACCATTCAATATGCCTTCGTGCGTCTGCTGGCCGGCCAGAGCGGTCAGGTGTTCGCCGTCGGCGACGATGATCAGTCCATCTATGGCTGGCGCGGCGCCCGGGTGGAAAACATTCATCAATTTGCCCAGGACTTTACCAATACCCAGACCTTTCGCCTGGAACAGAATTACCGTTCCACCTCGACGATCCTCAATGCGGCCAACGCGCTGATTGTCAACAATACCGATCGCCTCGGCAAGAGTCTGTGGACCGCCGGTGCCGAGGGTGAGCCGATCAGGCTGTACGGGGCATTCAACGAGCAGGAAGAAGCGCGCTATATTGTCGAACAGATTCAGGACTGGATTGACCAGGGTGGCGCGCGCAGTGAATGTGCCCTGCTGTATCGCTCCAATGCCCAGTCCCGGGTGCTGGAACAGGCGTTACTCCAGGAGCGCATCCCGTACCGGGTTTATGGTGGACTGCGGTTTTTCCAGCGCCAGGAAATCAAGGACGCGCTGGCCTATCTGCGCCTGGCGGTGAATCATGAAGATGATGCCTCGCTGGAGCGGATCATCAATGTCCCGACCCGCGGAATCGGCAGCCGCACGATCACCTCGCTACGCGAGACGGCCCGCAACAGCGGCGTCTCTTTGTGGCAGGCCATGACCCAGTTGATCGAGCACAAACAGTTGTCGGCCCGGGCCCTGGGTGCCTTGCAGAACTTTGTGCATCTGATCGAGCAGCTGGGCCATGACATTCGCGATCTGGAACTGCATGAACAGATCGAACAGGCTATTCAGGCCAGTGGCCTGATCGCCCACTATGAAAAGGAAAAGGGCGAGCGCGGCCAGGTCCGGATCGAAAACCTGGAGGAGCTGGTCAGCGCCGGACGTGACTTCACGCCGGAACCGGTGGAAGATGGCGAGCGCGAACTGGCACCCCTGGAAGCGTTTCTGGCCGATGCCGCCCTGGAAGCGGGTGAGCGTCAGGCGGACGAATGGGACGACTGCGTGCAACTGATGACCCTGCACTCGGCCAAGGGGCTGGAGTTCAGGCAGGTGTTCATGTGCGGCATGGAAGAAGGCCTGTTTCCCCATCGCCTGTCGGCGGAAGACCCGGGTCGGCTCGAGGAGGAGCGGCGTCTATGTTATGTGGGCATGACCCGCGCCATGGCGCAACTGACGCTATGCTATGCCGAAAAGCGTCGTCTGTATGGCGAAGAGCATTACGCCAAACCCTCGCGCTTTCTCAAGGAGATTCCGCCGGAACTGATCGAGGAACAGCGCCTGACCGGCGTGGTGACACCGGCCGCCAGTTTCTCTGCCGGGGGTGGCGACGTCTCGTTCAACGAGTCGGCGTTTATTCTGGGCCAACGGGTTTGCCATGAAACCTTCGGTGAAGGCGTGGTACTGAACTACGAAGGCGAGGGCCGTCATGCCCGGGTGCAGGTCAACTTCGAGTCCGAAGGCAGTAAATGGCTGATGGTCGAATACGCCAACCTGATGGCGTGTTGA
- a CDS encoding NAD(P)/FAD-dependent oxidoreductase, giving the protein MPQSEYDLVIVGSGLAGYTLAREYRKLNKTSSLLLISRDDGVFYSKPMLSNALAGNKTPEQLVMKPVEKMREELAADIRVETDITAIDPQAHRLASSQGEVTYGQLVLGVGATPRQLPLQGEAADEVISVNDLTAYRTFRQQLEGKQQIAVIGPGLVGCEFANDLLRSGHRVQVIGPDPYPLSLLLPEAVGQHMQQVLGNKGFEWYLERTVARIDRQEGGLRLTLSDSTELQSDFILSAAGLVPNTELAEAAGLKVNRGIAVDRRLATSAPDIYALGDCAEVDGLWLPYVMPIMNAARALAKTLAGEPTDLVYPPMPVVVKTPDFPLVISPPPKAAGDGHWQIDRDDDGMRALFVDADERLLGFILTEDKLKEKQSLAKQLPNVLDS; this is encoded by the coding sequence ATGCCTCAATCTGAATACGATCTGGTGATCGTCGGCAGCGGTCTGGCCGGTTATACCCTGGCCCGGGAATATCGCAAGCTGAACAAGACAAGTTCGCTATTGCTGATCAGTCGCGACGACGGGGTGTTTTACTCCAAACCCATGCTGTCCAATGCCCTGGCGGGGAACAAGACGCCCGAGCAGCTGGTGATGAAACCGGTCGAGAAGATGCGCGAGGAGCTGGCGGCCGATATCCGGGTAGAAACCGATATTACGGCGATCGATCCGCAGGCCCATCGACTGGCCAGCAGCCAGGGCGAGGTGACATACGGCCAGCTGGTACTGGGAGTCGGTGCCACGCCACGTCAGTTACCCCTGCAGGGTGAGGCGGCCGACGAGGTCATCAGCGTTAACGATCTCACGGCTTATCGCACCTTCCGTCAGCAACTGGAGGGCAAGCAGCAGATCGCGGTGATCGGCCCGGGGCTGGTGGGCTGTGAATTCGCCAATGATCTGTTGCGCAGTGGCCATCGGGTCCAGGTGATCGGGCCGGATCCCTATCCACTCAGTCTGTTGTTACCCGAAGCGGTCGGCCAGCATATGCAGCAGGTGCTGGGGAACAAAGGGTTTGAATGGTATCTGGAGCGCACGGTGGCGCGGATCGACCGACAGGAGGGAGGCTTGCGTCTGACCCTCTCCGACAGCACGGAACTGCAGAGCGATTTTATCCTTTCCGCCGCCGGGCTGGTGCCCAATACTGAACTGGCCGAAGCTGCGGGCTTGAAAGTCAATCGCGGCATCGCGGTGGATCGCCGGCTGGCCACCAGTGCCCCGGATATTTACGCGCTGGGCGATTGTGCCGAGGTGGATGGTTTATGGTTGCCGTATGTGATGCCGATCATGAACGCGGCGCGAGCCCTGGCCAAAACCCTGGCCGGCGAGCCGACCGATCTGGTTTACCCGCCGATGCCGGTGGTGGTCAAAACCCCGGACTTTCCGCTGGTCATCTCGCCACCGCCAAAAGCCGCGGGCGACGGTCACTGGCAAATCGACCGTGATGACGATGGCATGCGGGCCCTGTTCGTCGATGCGGATGAGCGGCTGCTGGGCTTTATTCTGACGGAAGACAAACTCAAGGAAAAGCAGAGCCTGGCCAAACAACTGCCCAACGTCCTGGACAGCTGA
- a CDS encoding FAD:protein FMN transferase, whose protein sequence is MAGFSAIQSAMSHDLQFKSGPGFRSAHFQAMASPCELLLDSDDPALVEQLARTAQDEALRIERKFSRYRDDNIIHRINHARGQPVSVDPETAALLEYADHCYRISDGLFDITSGVLRRVWHFDGSDRVPDAEVVETARQAIGWPRVDWHPPAIRLPEGMEIDLGGIGKEYAVDRTAQLLAQQTGASFLINYGGDLYVNRPRQNGHGWIIGVEQPGQHTDSGDINLASAAGESFELQQGGVATSGDARRFLLKDGVRYSHILNPLTGWPVWDAPHSITVLAGTCTDAGILATLAMLQGAGAEAFLDAQQVKYWALR, encoded by the coding sequence ATGGCCGGGTTTTCGGCCATCCAGTCCGCCATGTCACATGATCTGCAGTTTAAATCCGGCCCCGGTTTTCGCTCGGCCCACTTTCAGGCCATGGCCAGCCCCTGCGAACTGCTGCTGGACAGCGACGATCCCGCCCTGGTCGAACAACTGGCCCGCACGGCCCAGGATGAGGCCCTGCGCATCGAGCGCAAATTCAGTCGCTATCGCGATGACAATATTATCCATCGTATCAACCACGCCCGCGGCCAGCCGGTCAGCGTCGACCCGGAAACCGCGGCCCTGCTCGAATATGCCGATCACTGTTACCGGATCAGCGACGGGCTGTTTGATATTACTTCCGGCGTGCTGCGACGCGTCTGGCACTTTGATGGCAGTGACCGGGTTCCTGATGCTGAAGTGGTGGAGACGGCGCGTCAGGCCATTGGCTGGCCCCGGGTCGACTGGCATCCACCCGCGATTCGCCTGCCCGAGGGCATGGAGATCGACCTGGGCGGGATCGGCAAGGAATACGCGGTGGATCGCACCGCGCAATTACTGGCGCAACAGACCGGGGCCAGTTTTCTGATCAACTACGGCGGCGATCTTTACGTCAACCGGCCCCGGCAAAACGGGCATGGCTGGATCATCGGCGTGGAACAACCCGGCCAGCATACCGACAGCGGAGATATCAATCTGGCCTCGGCGGCGGGGGAAAGTTTCGAACTGCAGCAGGGCGGCGTTGCCACCAGCGGGGATGCACGCCGTTTTCTGCTCAAGGACGGGGTGCGTTATTCCCATATTCTCAACCCGCTGACCGGCTGGCCGGTGTGGGATGCGCCCCATTCGATCACGGTGCTGGCCGGCACCTGTACCGACGCCGGGATCCTGGCCACGCTGGCGATGCTGCAGGGCGCGGGGGCCGAAGCCTTTCTCGACGCCCAGCAGGTGAAGTACTGGGCCCTGCGCTAG
- a CDS encoding diguanylate cyclase, with amino-acid sequence MNSNVSDIQARLERLHQDYARQLPDKVGVIDRLWQQLLAAPDATTCQELIRLCHTLAGSGASYGFVQVTEHCRQIEQALQSLDDHADIPDALSQQINRHLNQLRELSRQAPDNRMDPDAKTADPSADRLIYILDEADHYAHELAGEIRNYGYTIELFDEPRLLQQQLQQQLPAAIVLTCSLAEADPAELSRFASLAQQASTLLITDNGDTAHRLQAVRNGIQAYFLKPANIIDLIDTLDHLTHEEPHTPCRILIVEDSQPAAEFYAAHLQQAGMEVQYITDPMQIMEAISGFSPELILMDLYMPKCSGKELSELIRQKESNLATPIVFLSAESDLEKQLDVIQHGDDFLTKPISAGHLVAAVRSRTRRFRELRALMLRDSLTGLYNHTALFDLFHRELQRASRHSDIVSYVMLDLDRFKQVNDNYGHGIGDQVIQSLSRLLRQRLRGSDYIGRYGGEEFAIVMPNTPADAACEVIDSIRVDFARLRQHTHDGEIYCTFSAGVIDSTLSDDAGNLARAADAALYRAKQAGRNRLMQADKADL; translated from the coding sequence ATGAACAGCAACGTATCGGATATTCAGGCCAGACTCGAACGACTACACCAGGATTATGCCCGCCAGCTGCCGGACAAGGTCGGCGTCATCGATCGGCTCTGGCAGCAACTGCTGGCGGCCCCCGATGCAACCACCTGTCAGGAGCTGATCCGGCTGTGCCACACCCTGGCCGGCTCCGGGGCCAGTTACGGCTTCGTGCAGGTGACAGAGCATTGCCGGCAGATCGAGCAGGCATTGCAGAGCCTGGACGATCACGCAGACATCCCCGATGCGTTATCGCAACAGATCAACCGGCATCTGAACCAGCTGCGCGAATTGTCCCGCCAGGCCCCGGACAACCGGATGGATCCCGACGCCAAAACGGCAGACCCGTCAGCCGATCGACTTATCTATATACTGGATGAAGCCGATCACTACGCCCATGAACTGGCCGGGGAAATACGCAACTACGGCTATACTATCGAGCTGTTCGACGAACCCCGTCTGTTACAACAGCAACTGCAGCAACAGTTACCCGCCGCCATTGTACTGACCTGTTCCCTGGCCGAGGCGGATCCAGCTGAACTGTCCCGCTTTGCATCACTGGCGCAACAGGCGTCGACCCTGCTCATCACCGACAACGGTGATACGGCGCATCGTCTGCAGGCCGTGCGCAACGGCATTCAGGCCTATTTTCTCAAGCCGGCCAATATTATCGATCTGATCGACACCCTGGACCATCTCACTCACGAAGAACCGCATACCCCCTGTCGGATTCTCATCGTCGAGGACTCGCAACCGGCCGCCGAATTTTATGCCGCGCATCTGCAGCAGGCCGGCATGGAGGTGCAGTACATCACCGATCCCATGCAGATCATGGAGGCAATTTCCGGCTTCTCCCCGGAACTGATCCTGATGGATCTCTATATGCCCAAATGCAGCGGCAAGGAGCTGTCGGAACTGATACGCCAGAAGGAGAGCAACCTCGCCACCCCGATTGTGTTTCTATCGGCCGAAAGCGATCTGGAAAAGCAGCTGGATGTCATACAACACGGCGATGACTTTCTTACCAAACCGATCAGTGCCGGCCACCTGGTCGCGGCGGTACGTTCACGCACCCGCCGTTTTCGTGAACTGCGGGCGTTGATGCTCAGGGACAGCCTGACCGGCCTGTATAACCATACCGCCCTGTTCGATCTTTTCCATCGCGAGTTGCAGCGGGCTTCCCGCCACAGCGACATAGTCAGTTATGTGATGCTGGATCTCGATCGCTTCAAACAGGTCAATGACAATTACGGGCACGGCATCGGCGATCAGGTTATCCAGTCACTATCGCGCCTGTTGCGCCAGCGGCTGCGTGGCAGCGATTATATCGGCCGTTACGGGGGGGAAGAGTTTGCGATTGTCATGCCCAACACGCCGGCCGATGCAGCCTGCGAGGTGATCGACTCGATACGAGTCGATTTTGCCCGCTTGCGACAACATACCCATGACGGGGAAATTTACTGTACCTTCAGTGCCGGCGTGATCGACAGCACGCTGAGCGACGATGCCGGCAATCTGGCCCGTGCGGCCGACGCGGCGCTCTATCGGGCCAAACAGGCGGGGCGCAACCGGCTGATGCAGGCGGACAAGGCGGACCTGTAA
- a CDS encoding DUF3570 domain-containing protein yields MQLTNPPQVRRKLALATASLLGAVGPAAQAATADDWAIDTSVLYYSEDSRVTAIEPVVRARKAIGDDEYMTYRLVVDSLTGSSANGAIATSSPQTFTSPSGNATYTTPANTTPLDPTFLDTRVALNAEWEKPLSRYLKGFFAINASSEYDYTSLGVSATLARDFNNRNTTVSAGLSYNLDTIEPVGGIPDGLTAMPTTTSVQKSTLGSSDDKTVADLLLGVTQVIDRKTLMQFNYTYGMDDGYLTDPYKILSVVTGPSSETLAAMPYLYENRPDSRARNALYWKTVHQFNEDVINFSYRYYWDDWGITSHTLDARYRYEMGGGHYLMPHARYYLQDKADFYNYKLVDGNIPQYASADYRLADLSTTTLGLKYGIQLSNDSEFSVRAEMMTQQSEGDAPFPDVDATILQLNYSFVF; encoded by the coding sequence ATGCAACTGACAAATCCGCCCCAGGTCCGTCGCAAACTCGCGCTGGCCACCGCCTCGTTGCTGGGCGCGGTGGGCCCGGCTGCCCAGGCCGCCACGGCCGATGACTGGGCGATCGACACCAGCGTTCTCTATTATTCCGAAGACAGTCGCGTAACCGCCATTGAACCGGTTGTCCGCGCGCGCAAGGCCATCGGTGATGACGAGTACATGACCTATCGCCTGGTAGTGGACAGCCTGACCGGCTCCTCGGCCAACGGCGCGATCGCCACCAGTTCGCCGCAGACCTTTACCTCGCCCTCGGGCAATGCCACCTATACGACCCCGGCCAATACCACGCCGCTGGATCCGACCTTCCTGGACACCCGGGTGGCACTCAATGCCGAATGGGAAAAACCCCTGAGCCGTTATCTCAAGGGATTTTTCGCGATCAATGCCTCCAGCGAGTACGACTATACCTCGCTGGGCGTCTCCGCCACCCTGGCGCGCGATTTCAATAACCGCAATACCACCGTCAGTGCCGGCCTCTCCTACAACCTGGACACGATCGAACCGGTCGGCGGGATTCCTGACGGCCTGACGGCGATGCCAACCACTACCAGCGTGCAGAAAAGCACTCTGGGCAGCAGTGATGATAAAACTGTCGCCGATTTACTGCTCGGCGTCACCCAGGTCATCGATCGCAAGACCCTGATGCAGTTTAACTATACCTACGGGATGGATGACGGCTATCTGACCGATCCCTACAAGATCCTCAGTGTCGTCACCGGCCCCTCATCCGAGACGCTGGCGGCTATGCCCTATCTTTACGAGAACCGTCCCGACAGCCGGGCGCGCAATGCGCTTTACTGGAAAACCGTGCACCAGTTTAACGAGGATGTGATCAACTTCAGCTATCGCTACTACTGGGATGACTGGGGGATTACTTCGCATACCCTGGACGCCCGTTACCGCTACGAGATGGGCGGCGGTCATTATCTGATGCCTCATGCCCGCTATTATCTGCAGGACAAGGCGGATTTTTATAACTACAAACTCGTGGACGGTAACATCCCGCAATATGCCAGTGCCGATTATCGTCTGGCCGATCTGAGTACCACCACCCTGGGCCTGAAATACGGTATCCAGCTGAGCAATGACAGTGAGTTCTCGGTGCGGGCGGAGATGATGACCCAGCAAAGCGAAGGCGATGCCCCGTTCCCCGATGTGGACGCCACGATCCTGCAGCTGAATTATTCATTTGTGTTCTGA